A window of the Pseudomonas gozinkensis genome harbors these coding sequences:
- a CDS encoding ethanolamine ammonia-lyase subunit EutB — MAAFAHTVGAQTYRFDSLKDVMAKASPARSGDFLAGVAALNDGERVAAQMALADIPLTHFLQEVLIPYETDEVTRLIIDSHDKQAFAVVSHLTVGGFRDWLLSEAADESSLRALAPGLTPEMVAAVSKIMRVQDLVLVAQKIRVVTKFRGTLGLRGRLSTRLQPNHPTDEPSGIAASILDGLLYGNGDAMIGINPATDSIASICAMLEMLDAIIQRYDIPTQACVLTHVTTSIEAINRGVPLDLVFQSIAGTEAANASFGINLNILQEGYEAGLSLNRGTLGQNLMYFETGQGSALSANAHHGVDQQTCETRAYAVARHFKPFLVNTVVGFIGPEYLYNGKQIIRAGLEDHFCGKLLGVPMGCDICYTNHAEADQDDMDTLLTLLGVAGINFIMGIPGSDDIMLNYQTTSFHDALYARQTLGLKPAPEFEQWLANMGIFTQADGKVRFGNNLPPAFRQALAQLG; from the coding sequence ATGGCCGCATTTGCCCATACCGTCGGCGCCCAGACCTACCGCTTCGACAGCCTCAAGGACGTGATGGCCAAGGCCAGCCCGGCACGCTCCGGGGATTTCCTGGCCGGCGTCGCTGCGCTCAACGATGGCGAGCGGGTGGCTGCGCAAATGGCGCTGGCTGACATCCCGCTCACGCATTTTTTGCAGGAAGTGCTGATTCCCTACGAAACCGATGAAGTCACCCGCCTGATCATCGACAGCCATGACAAACAGGCCTTTGCGGTCGTCAGCCACCTCACGGTGGGCGGCTTCCGTGACTGGCTATTGAGCGAAGCGGCTGATGAATCCAGCCTGCGCGCCCTCGCCCCCGGCCTGACACCGGAAATGGTCGCCGCCGTGTCGAAGATCATGCGCGTGCAGGATCTGGTGCTGGTGGCGCAGAAAATCCGCGTCGTCACAAAATTTCGCGGCACCCTCGGTCTGCGTGGACGGTTATCCACAAGGCTGCAACCCAATCACCCGACCGACGAGCCGTCCGGCATCGCCGCGAGCATTCTCGACGGTCTGCTGTACGGCAACGGCGACGCGATGATCGGCATCAACCCGGCCACCGACAGCATCGCCTCGATCTGCGCGATGCTGGAAATGCTCGACGCGATCATCCAGCGCTACGACATTCCGACCCAGGCCTGCGTGCTGACCCACGTCACCACCTCTATAGAAGCGATCAACCGTGGTGTGCCGCTGGATCTGGTGTTCCAGTCGATTGCCGGCACCGAAGCGGCCAACGCCAGTTTCGGCATCAACCTGAACATCTTGCAGGAAGGTTATGAGGCGGGCCTTAGCCTCAATCGCGGCACGCTCGGGCAGAACCTGATGTATTTCGAAACCGGCCAGGGCAGTGCGCTGTCGGCCAACGCCCACCACGGCGTCGATCAACAGACCTGCGAGACCCGGGCCTACGCCGTGGCGCGCCATTTCAAGCCGTTTCTGGTGAACACCGTCGTAGGATTCATCGGCCCGGAATATCTATACAACGGCAAGCAGATCATCCGCGCCGGCCTCGAAGACCACTTCTGCGGCAAGTTGCTCGGTGTGCCGATGGGTTGCGATATCTGCTACACCAACCACGCCGAAGCCGACCAGGATGACATGGACACCCTGCTGACCCTGTTGGGCGTGGCCGGGATCAATTTCATCATGGGCATCCCCGGCTCCGACGACATCATGCTCAACTACCAGACCACCTCGTTCCACGACGCGCTCTATGCGCGCCAGACACTGGGCCTGAAAC